One window of Chitinophagaceae bacterium genomic DNA carries:
- the guaB gene encoding IMP dehydrogenase has product MLPIEKFVQEAITFDDILLVPAYSEVLPRQVDVSSYITPQIKLNIPIVSAAMDTVTEHKLAIAIARQGGLGFLHKNMSIDKQAEQVRKVKRSESGLIKDPITLRQDATIQEALRIMRENKIGGIPIVDDKNRLTGILTNRDLRFELDVKMPVSKLMTKNLITAPEGTNLQQAEKILQKHRIEKLPVIDKDGILIGLITYKDILKLYSHPNSCKDEFGRLRVGAAVGVTHDVKERVQALINVGVDVITIDTAHGHSKGVLECISEIKRLFPDLPLVAGNIGTAEGALAVAKAGADGIKVGIGPGSICTTRIVTGVGVPQITAVYNASQAVKDYPVKIIADGGIRYTGDFVKAIAAGADCVMAGSLFAGTEESPGETIIFEGRKFKSYRGMGSLEAMSAGSKDRYFQDVEDDLKKLVPEGIVGRTPFKGSLEEVMNQFIGGLKAGMGYCGAANIESLKKAKFVKMTGAGISESHPHSVAITKEAPNYSR; this is encoded by the coding sequence ATGTTGCCAATTGAAAAATTCGTTCAAGAAGCTATCACATTTGATGATATATTATTGGTTCCCGCATACTCAGAAGTTTTACCGCGACAGGTAGATGTGAGTTCATATATTACCCCGCAAATAAAACTCAATATACCCATAGTTTCCGCTGCCATGGATACAGTTACTGAGCATAAGCTGGCTATTGCCATTGCCCGTCAGGGTGGCCTCGGCTTCCTTCATAAAAATATGAGTATTGATAAGCAGGCTGAGCAAGTCAGAAAAGTAAAACGTTCTGAAAGCGGTTTAATAAAAGACCCCATTACTCTTCGTCAGGATGCTACCATTCAGGAAGCATTGAGAATTATGAGGGAAAATAAAATCGGGGGTATTCCCATAGTGGATGATAAAAACCGGCTTACCGGAATTTTAACCAACCGGGATTTGCGTTTTGAACTGGATGTTAAGATGCCTGTATCAAAGCTCATGACAAAAAATCTAATTACAGCCCCGGAGGGAACCAACCTGCAACAAGCAGAAAAGATTCTTCAAAAACACCGGATAGAGAAGTTGCCTGTAATCGATAAAGATGGCATTCTAATCGGCTTAATTACTTATAAAGATATTTTAAAACTTTACAGTCACCCCAATTCTTGTAAAGACGAGTTTGGAAGACTTAGAGTTGGCGCTGCTGTCGGAGTCACTCATGATGTAAAAGAAAGAGTTCAGGCTTTGATAAATGTTGGGGTGGATGTTATTACGATTGACACTGCACATGGACATAGCAAAGGCGTTTTAGAATGTATTTCAGAAATCAAACGACTATTCCCTGATTTGCCATTGGTAGCAGGAAATATTGGTACCGCGGAAGGTGCTTTAGCAGTTGCAAAAGCAGGAGCTGACGGCATAAAAGTTGGAATTGGTCCGGGCTCTATATGCACCACAAGAATCGTTACCGGAGTTGGTGTTCCACAAATAACAGCCGTTTACAACGCCTCTCAGGCCGTTAAAGATTATCCGGTAAAAATTATTGCTGACGGAGGGATTCGTTATACAGGAGATTTTGTAAAAGCCATAGCTGCAGGTGCCGATTGCGTAATGGCAGGTTCTCTTTTTGCCGGAACTGAAGAATCTCCGGGTGAAACTATCATTTTTGAAGGTCGGAAATTTAAATCATACAGAGGAATGGGCTCGCTGGAAGCTATGTCAGCAGGCTCTAAAGACAGATATTTTCAAGATGTGGAAGACGACTTAAAGAAACTGGTCCCGGAAGGCATCGTCGGCAGAACGCCATTCAAAGGCTCGCTGGAAGAAGTAATGAATCAGTTTATCGGAGGTCTGAAAGCCGGAATGGGATATTGCGGAGCTGCAAATATAGAAAGCCTCAAAAAAGCTAAATTTGTTAAAATGACAGGTGCCGGCATTAGTGAAAGTCATCCACATAGCGTTGCAATTACTAAAGAAGCTCCTAATTACAGCCGTTAA
- the uvrA gene encoding excinuclease ABC subunit A, whose product MKNHPSANTIHIKGARVHNLQNIEVFIPKGQLVVITGVSGSGKSSLLMDTLFAEGQRRYVESLSSYARQFLNRMNKPDVDFIKGLCPAISIEQRQGSRNSRSTVGTLTELYDYLRLLYARIGKTYSPVSGKEVLKDDVKSVMSLVESFEEGKRFYIAIQFNPPGGKKPEIEKTLQLLKEKGFNRILINNEVIKIEDWYAFSKKNKQLKDAFLIVDRLSWSKEDTDNINRVKDSVENAFFEGNGEMWIIDTEEEKNYFSNRFEADGIIFEEPNPHFFNFNSPYGACKTCEGFGTTVGIDENLIFPDKNMSVYEGAIAPWRGEKMQYYNNLLVRNAIHFDFPVHRSYKHLTDEEKQVLWEGNDYFTGLTAFFKDLENSAYKIQNRVMLSRYRGRKACPDCLGTRLRKDASYVKIDKKSIIDVLLMPLDILHDFFQNIQLDSRSQEIGNRILLEVKNRLSFMVKLGLGYLNLNRMAGSLSGGEIQRIQLTRALGSNLTNSLYILDEPSIGLHPKDTFQLIGVLNELKQLGNTVVVVEHEEEIIRHADYVIDMGPLAAQHGGKVVFSGTFPELMDKGKSLTAEYFRGEQKIEIPANRRKSIGKISIKGAAQFNLKEIDAEFPLNTLTVVTGVSGSGKTTLVKKILYPWIFYKLGGYGIDKPGTFDEISGDVNQIKQVELIDQKPLGKSSRSNPVTYLKAFDHIRDLYAKQKLAAIRNYKPKHFSFNVQGGRCDACNGEGEVTIEMQFLADIHLPCEVCGGKRFKEEVLEVKYEDKNIFDVLEMTVDEALLFFEKKPSIYESILPLQDVGLGYVKLGQSSSTLSGGEAQRVKLASFLGKGNPGGHVMFIFDEPTTGLHFHDVKKLLKAFDALIDNGHTVIVVEHNMDVIKTADWIIDLGPEGGDKGGRLLYQGPPEGLLKIKESYTGKFLQEKF is encoded by the coding sequence ATGAAAAACCATCCGTCTGCCAATACTATTCATATAAAAGGTGCCAGAGTTCATAATCTTCAAAATATTGAAGTTTTTATACCCAAAGGTCAACTGGTTGTAATAACCGGTGTATCCGGCTCAGGCAAATCCTCCCTTTTAATGGATACCTTATTTGCAGAAGGCCAAAGAAGATATGTAGAAAGCCTTTCATCATACGCCCGGCAGTTTTTAAACCGCATGAACAAACCGGATGTGGATTTCATAAAAGGCCTTTGCCCTGCCATTTCCATTGAACAAAGACAGGGTAGCAGAAACTCCCGCTCTACAGTAGGTACACTCACAGAATTATATGATTATTTGCGTTTACTTTATGCCAGAATCGGCAAAACTTATTCCCCGGTAAGCGGAAAGGAAGTCCTCAAAGATGATGTGAAAAGTGTAATGAGTTTGGTTGAAAGTTTTGAAGAAGGCAAGCGTTTTTATATTGCTATTCAGTTCAATCCACCGGGTGGAAAAAAGCCGGAAATAGAAAAAACGCTTCAACTCCTCAAAGAAAAGGGATTTAACAGGATTCTCATAAATAATGAGGTCATAAAAATCGAAGACTGGTATGCGTTTTCGAAGAAAAACAAACAACTTAAAGACGCCTTTCTGATAGTTGACCGACTTAGCTGGTCTAAAGAAGATACAGATAATATTAACCGGGTAAAAGACTCTGTGGAAAATGCCTTTTTTGAAGGAAATGGCGAAATGTGGATCATAGATACAGAGGAAGAGAAAAATTATTTTTCAAATCGCTTTGAAGCTGACGGAATCATTTTTGAAGAACCAAACCCTCACTTTTTTAATTTTAACAGTCCTTACGGAGCTTGCAAAACTTGTGAAGGCTTTGGGACAACAGTCGGCATTGATGAAAATTTAATTTTTCCGGACAAAAACATGTCAGTATATGAAGGTGCAATCGCTCCCTGGAGAGGTGAAAAAATGCAGTATTACAATAATCTTTTAGTAAGAAATGCAATTCATTTTGACTTTCCGGTTCACCGGTCATACAAACATCTTACAGACGAAGAAAAGCAAGTCCTTTGGGAAGGAAATGATTATTTTACCGGATTAACTGCTTTTTTTAAAGACCTGGAAAACAGCGCATATAAGATTCAAAATCGGGTAATGTTATCCCGCTATCGTGGCAGAAAAGCATGTCCTGACTGTTTAGGAACCAGACTGAGAAAAGATGCTTCTTATGTAAAAATCGATAAAAAGTCTATCATAGATGTTTTATTAATGCCTTTGGACATCTTGCATGATTTTTTTCAAAATATCCAATTAGATTCGCGTAGTCAGGAAATCGGGAATCGGATTTTGCTGGAAGTAAAAAACAGGCTGAGCTTTATGGTTAAGCTTGGTCTCGGCTACCTGAACTTAAACCGAATGGCAGGCTCTCTTTCGGGAGGAGAAATTCAGCGCATACAGTTGACAAGAGCGCTTGGCAGTAATCTTACAAACTCACTTTATATTTTAGACGAGCCCAGTATTGGACTACATCCGAAAGACACTTTTCAGCTTATAGGGGTGCTGAATGAATTAAAACAACTGGGCAATACGGTAGTAGTCGTTGAGCATGAAGAAGAAATTATACGGCATGCCGATTACGTAATTGATATGGGGCCACTGGCTGCCCAGCATGGTGGTAAGGTAGTCTTTTCCGGTACTTTTCCGGAATTAATGGATAAAGGGAAAAGCCTGACAGCCGAATATTTCCGTGGGGAACAAAAAATAGAAATCCCGGCAAACAGGAGAAAATCCATTGGAAAAATTTCTATAAAGGGTGCTGCACAATTCAATCTGAAAGAAATAGATGCCGAATTTCCTTTAAATACTCTAACCGTAGTTACCGGTGTAAGCGGATCGGGGAAAACCACATTAGTGAAGAAAATTCTTTATCCCTGGATATTTTATAAACTGGGTGGATATGGCATTGACAAACCGGGTACTTTTGATGAAATCAGTGGCGATGTAAATCAAATCAAACAAGTTGAGCTGATAGACCAAAAACCTCTGGGAAAATCGTCTCGCTCAAATCCGGTTACATACCTGAAAGCCTTTGATCACATACGTGATTTGTATGCCAAACAGAAGCTTGCCGCCATTAGAAACTACAAACCCAAGCATTTTTCATTCAATGTTCAGGGGGGTAGATGTGATGCCTGTAACGGAGAAGGAGAAGTAACTATAGAAATGCAGTTTTTAGCTGACATTCATTTGCCTTGCGAAGTGTGTGGCGGAAAACGTTTTAAAGAAGAAGTTCTCGAGGTTAAATATGAAGACAAAAACATTTTTGATGTGCTGGAAATGACGGTTGATGAAGCGCTTCTCTTTTTTGAAAAAAAGCCTTCCATTTATGAAAGCATTTTGCCGCTTCAGGATGTCGGTTTGGGCTATGTAAAATTAGGTCAGTCTTCCAGTACTTTGAGTGGTGGTGAAGCGCAGCGGGTGAAACTAGCTTCGTTTTTAGGAAAAGGCAATCCGGGTGGGCATGTTATGTTCATTTTTGACGAACCAACGACCGGTTTACATTTTCACGATGTAAAAAAACTGTTAAAAGCCTTTGATGCGCTGATTGACAACGGGCATACCGTAATCGTTGTAGAACACAATATGGATGTGATAAAAACGGCTGATTGGATAATTGACTTAGGCCCTGAAGGAGGCGACAAAGGAGGAAGATTATTGTATCAGGGTCCACCGGAAGGCCTCCTAAAAATCAAAGAATCCTATACCGGAAAATTTCTACAGGAAAAGTTTTAG
- a CDS encoding amidophosphoribosyltransferase — MSDQIKHECGIAFIRLKKNLDFYLDKYGTALYGLNKLYLLMEKQHNRGQDGAGLATIKLDMPPGSRYISRKRSVNNQPILDIFEYIFNKFQEVEEKNPEKLKDVKWLKQQSFTGEVLLGHLRYGTHGKNQIENCHPFLRQNNWMTRNLVLAGNFNMTNVDELFGQLVEIGQHPKEQSDTVTVLEKIGHFLDVENQRLFDKFKTENYSNKKITELISTHLSVENIIKRSLSDFDGGYLMAGLIGHGDAFVVRDPAGIRPGYFYEDDEVVVAASERPAIQTAFKVHHSKIEEIPPAHVLIVKKDGRTSLVKACEPTEKKPCSFERIYFSRGSDKEIYKERKMLGELLTDQILKAVDYDFDNTIFSFVPNTAETAFYGMLKGVETELNKRKYDKVKSAATKEELIYILNQRPRVEKLIIKDAKLRTFISQDSGRDELVSHVYDVTYGIVNENVDKLVVIDDSIVRGTTLQKSIIKNLDRLNPKEIIIVSSAPQIRYPDCYGIDMSKMNDFIAFRAALELLKESNKESILDDILKACKRDANIKNTYVENHVKALYKPFTVDEINAKIAEMVRTPEIKAEIKIIYQTIEHLHEACPGHKGDWYFTGNYPTSGGNKVANRAYINFMEGIDERAY, encoded by the coding sequence ATGAGTGACCAGATTAAACATGAATGCGGAATTGCTTTTATCCGATTAAAAAAAAATTTAGATTTTTACCTGGATAAATACGGGACAGCATTATACGGACTAAACAAGCTGTATTTACTCATGGAAAAGCAGCATAACAGAGGGCAGGATGGCGCAGGTCTTGCTACCATTAAGCTGGATATGCCTCCCGGCAGTCGTTATATAAGCAGAAAGAGATCCGTAAATAATCAGCCCATACTGGATATCTTTGAATATATTTTCAATAAATTTCAGGAAGTAGAAGAGAAAAACCCTGAAAAACTCAAGGATGTAAAGTGGTTAAAACAACAGAGTTTCACCGGAGAAGTGCTTTTAGGTCACTTGCGATATGGCACTCATGGAAAAAATCAAATCGAAAACTGCCATCCCTTTTTACGCCAAAACAACTGGATGACCAGAAATCTTGTTTTAGCCGGAAATTTCAACATGACAAATGTAGACGAACTCTTTGGGCAATTGGTTGAAATTGGTCAGCACCCTAAAGAACAATCTGATACCGTTACTGTATTGGAAAAAATCGGACACTTTCTGGATGTTGAAAATCAAAGGCTTTTTGATAAATTTAAAACAGAAAACTATTCCAATAAAAAAATCACTGAACTGATTTCAACGCATTTGAGTGTTGAAAACATTATTAAACGTTCTTTATCAGATTTTGACGGCGGATATTTAATGGCCGGACTGATTGGCCATGGAGATGCTTTTGTTGTGAGAGATCCGGCGGGTATAAGACCGGGATACTTTTATGAAGACGATGAAGTAGTGGTAGCGGCCTCAGAAAGACCGGCAATTCAAACTGCTTTTAAAGTACATCATTCAAAGATTGAAGAAATTCCACCGGCTCACGTTTTAATTGTTAAAAAAGACGGAAGGACGAGTCTTGTTAAAGCCTGTGAACCTACTGAAAAGAAACCCTGTAGTTTTGAGCGAATTTATTTCTCCCGGGGCTCGGATAAAGAAATCTATAAAGAACGGAAAATGCTGGGCGAGCTGCTCACCGATCAGATTCTGAAAGCTGTTGATTATGACTTTGACAATACGATTTTCAGTTTTGTTCCCAATACAGCCGAAACTGCTTTTTATGGAATGCTCAAAGGAGTGGAAACAGAGCTCAACAAAAGGAAATATGATAAAGTAAAATCAGCCGCCACTAAAGAGGAATTGATTTACATACTGAATCAGCGACCAAGAGTGGAAAAGCTAATCATCAAGGATGCCAAGTTGAGGACTTTTATTTCTCAGGATAGCGGTAGAGATGAACTGGTCAGCCATGTTTATGATGTCACCTATGGAATTGTAAACGAAAATGTAGATAAGCTGGTAGTCATCGACGACAGCATAGTTAGGGGGACAACTCTGCAAAAAAGTATTATTAAAAACTTAGACCGGCTTAACCCTAAAGAAATAATAATTGTTTCCTCTGCTCCACAAATCAGATATCCGGATTGCTACGGAATAGATATGAGTAAAATGAATGATTTCATTGCCTTTCGGGCAGCATTAGAGCTATTAAAAGAAAGCAATAAAGAGAGCATCCTCGATGATATTCTAAAAGCATGCAAAAGAGATGCAAACATAAAGAATACTTATGTAGAAAATCATGTAAAAGCATTATACAAACCTTTTACCGTTGATGAGATAAATGCAAAAATTGCAGAAATGGTCAGAACCCCTGAAATTAAAGCGGAAATAAAAATCATCTATCAAACAATAGAGCATTTACACGAAGCTTGTCCGGGACACAAGGGAGATTGGTACTTTACCGGCAACTATCCCACCAGTGGTGGAAACAAAGTTGCTAACCGTGCTTATATAAACTTTATGGAAGGAATAGACGAAAGAGCATATTAA
- a CDS encoding addiction module component CHP02574 family protein, with amino-acid sequence MHVQYISDSKGVTTGVFIPIEEWNKLKTKFKGIEAEEKEVPDWQKNEVRERIAEYKQNPDNAEDFDEAMNDIERDF; translated from the coding sequence ATGCATGTACAGTACATTTCAGACAGTAAAGGCGTTACAACAGGAGTTTTTATTCCAATTGAGGAGTGGAATAAACTAAAAACAAAGTTCAAAGGCATAGAAGCAGAGGAAAAAGAAGTGCCGGATTGGCAAAAGAATGAAGTCCGTGAAAGAATAGCTGAATACAAGCAAAACCCGGATAATGCAGAGGACTTTGATGAAGCAATGAATGATATTGAAAGAGATTTTTAA
- a CDS encoding phenylalanine--tRNA ligase subunit alpha, translated as MSTDNQIFQEAEKLLEEVKQSKPTNKEELERFRIRFLGSKNILKNYFPKIKDISNERKKEYGQLLNAIKITAEEVIKNTTFSSSASNNPFADIDFSLPGDPVPAGSRHPVRLVWNRITDIFSKIGFDISKGPEIEDDYHNFSALNFAEDHPARDMQDTFFLNKNPDWVLRTHTSSVQVRVMENNQPPIRTISPGRVYRNETISARSHCFFHQIEGLVIDKNISMADLKQCLLYFAKEMFGEDSKIRLRPSYFPFTEPSAEMDVSCFICNGKGCNICKHTGWVEILGCGMVDPNVLKNCDIDPEVYSGYAFGMGVERIAMLKYKINDIRLFTDHDIRFLKQFSWQ; from the coding sequence ATGAGTACTGATAATCAAATATTTCAAGAAGCAGAAAAGTTGTTGGAAGAAGTAAAACAATCTAAACCCACCAATAAAGAAGAACTTGAGCGCTTCCGTATTCGGTTTTTGGGATCTAAAAACATACTCAAAAACTACTTTCCGAAAATTAAAGACATTTCCAACGAAAGAAAAAAAGAATATGGTCAGCTTCTCAATGCCATAAAAATTACTGCCGAAGAAGTTATTAAAAATACTACTTTTTCATCTTCGGCTTCAAATAATCCGTTCGCAGATATAGACTTTAGTCTCCCCGGAGACCCGGTTCCTGCCGGCAGCAGACACCCGGTTAGATTGGTTTGGAACAGGATTACCGATATCTTTTCAAAAATAGGATTTGATATTTCCAAAGGTCCTGAAATTGAAGATGATTATCACAATTTCTCCGCATTAAATTTTGCGGAAGATCATCCTGCCAGAGACATGCAGGACACTTTTTTTCTAAATAAAAATCCGGATTGGGTACTCAGAACGCATACTTCCAGTGTTCAGGTTCGGGTTATGGAAAACAATCAACCTCCAATCAGAACCATTTCTCCCGGCAGAGTTTACCGTAATGAAACTATTTCTGCCCGTTCACATTGCTTCTTTCATCAGATTGAAGGCTTGGTTATTGATAAAAATATATCTATGGCTGATTTAAAACAATGCCTTTTATATTTTGCTAAAGAAATGTTTGGAGAAGACAGTAAAATTCGTCTTCGCCCTTCCTATTTCCCCTTTACTGAGCCATCAGCCGAAATGGATGTCAGTTGCTTTATTTGCAATGGAAAGGGATGTAATATTTGTAAACACACCGGTTGGGTAGAAATTTTAGGATGCGGCATGGTTGACCCCAATGTTTTGAAAAACTGTGATATTGACCCGGAAGTTTACTCTGGCTATGCCTTTGGAATGGGCGTTGAACGTATCGCCATGTTGAAATATAAGATAAATGACATTCGCCTTTTCACCGACCATGACATCCGTTTTTTAAAACAGTTCAGTTGGCAGTAA
- a CDS encoding alpha/beta hydrolase translates to MVKFIFIPGFINSVELATAPSDLEIVGFNQLLRDNNPALDQKLTFDDQYDYLEKQLNRSNRYIAFGDSMGATFATYLAFQNPKNIIGLVFGDYVPRYQKLTTRWVDQMMQIEQKSVDNTVIKGLARDSKEIDFTEILLSLHCPIMILKGEKSRFSFEQLPKRLRADCRIIPNAGHDIFQPQPDIVWKHISDFARKISPL, encoded by the coding sequence ATGGTCAAATTTATTTTTATTCCAGGTTTTATCAATTCAGTAGAATTAGCCACAGCTCCTTCTGACCTTGAAATTGTGGGCTTTAATCAGTTACTTAGAGATAATAATCCTGCATTGGATCAGAAACTAACTTTTGATGACCAATATGATTATTTGGAAAAGCAGCTAAACAGGTCAAATAGGTATATCGCTTTTGGTGATTCAATGGGCGCTACATTTGCCACATATTTAGCTTTTCAGAATCCCAAAAACATTATCGGTCTTGTGTTTGGCGATTATGTGCCAAGATATCAGAAACTGACCACCCGGTGGGTTGATCAGATGATGCAAATTGAGCAGAAATCAGTGGACAATACTGTTATTAAAGGACTAGCAAGAGACTCCAAAGAAATCGACTTTACAGAGATTTTACTTTCGCTACACTGCCCAATTATGATCTTAAAAGGTGAAAAATCCAGGTTTAGCTTTGAACAACTTCCTAAAAGACTTCGAGCAGACTGCAGGATTATACCAAATGCAGGACATGATATCTTTCAGCCCCAACCTGACATTGTTTGGAAACACATCTCCGATTTTGCCCGAAAGATTTCTCCGCTATAG
- a CDS encoding DUF1428 domain-containing protein — MANYIDGFVFPIPRIHLNEYKSVAEKVAEIWKEYGALAYFEYVGEDLKLEGTRSFIDVVDLKEDEVIIFGWVVFPSKEIRDSANKQVSTDSRMAELITPLTHPKRLIFDAERMVYGGFQALVQSNTTESG, encoded by the coding sequence ATGGCAAATTACATAGACGGATTTGTATTTCCAATTCCACGAATTCACCTGAATGAATACAAGAGTGTGGCAGAAAAAGTAGCTGAAATTTGGAAAGAATATGGAGCACTTGCATATTTTGAGTATGTCGGAGAAGATTTGAAATTGGAAGGTACTCGTTCTTTCATTGATGTGGTAGATTTGAAAGAAGATGAAGTAATTATTTTTGGTTGGGTTGTTTTCCCTTCTAAAGAGATTCGTGATTCCGCAAATAAGCAAGTTTCCACTGATTCAAGAATGGCAGAATTAATCACCCCCTTAACCCATCCCAAAAGATTAATTTTTGATGCCGAAAGAATGGTTTATGGAGGATTCCAAGCGCTTGTTCAGTCGAATACAACTGAATCCGGATAG